A single Flavobacterium sp. 1 DNA region contains:
- a CDS encoding SDR family oxidoreductase, whose amino-acid sequence MKTIEKKLTGKVVVITGASSGIGEAIAITLARHGAKVVLGSRRKEKLEMLTDQIKKSGGEAVYSVTDVKNKEDLAQLVQTAVATYDRLDVIINNAGIAQLNRIDDLDIEGWENMIDVNLKGVLYGMATVIPIFKQQKSGHIINIISTSGLKIAPMQGVYAGTKNAVRTITEAFRQESNGDIRITGISPGFVKTELADHIKNDQMKSAIQENMEKMAISPIAVANAVVYAMEQPQDVEIGDIVIRPSVQN is encoded by the coding sequence ATGAAAACAATTGAAAAAAAACTTACAGGGAAAGTTGTGGTTATCACTGGAGCAAGTAGCGGAATTGGGGAAGCAATAGCAATAACACTTGCACGGCACGGGGCAAAAGTAGTGTTGGGTTCTCGTAGAAAAGAAAAATTGGAAATGCTTACAGATCAAATTAAAAAATCAGGCGGTGAAGCTGTATATTCTGTAACCGATGTTAAAAACAAAGAAGACTTGGCTCAATTAGTTCAAACTGCCGTTGCTACTTATGACAGACTAGATGTAATCATAAACAATGCGGGCATCGCACAACTTAACCGAATTGATGATTTGGATATTGAAGGTTGGGAAAATATGATTGATGTTAATCTGAAAGGTGTTTTGTACGGAATGGCTACTGTAATTCCTATTTTCAAACAACAAAAATCAGGACATATCATCAATATTATTTCGACATCTGGACTGAAAATTGCACCTATGCAAGGCGTATATGCAGGAACGAAGAATGCTGTAAGAACCATTACAGAAGCCTTTCGGCAGGAATCGAACGGGGATATTCGCATTACAGGTATTTCTCCTGGGTTTGTTAAAACCGAATTGGCAGACCATATTAAAAACGACCAAATGAAGTCTGCTATTCAAGAAAATATGGAGAAAATGGCAATAAGTCCAATAGCTGTTGCCAATGCCGTGGTCTATGCTATGGAACAACCTCAAGATGTAGAAATTGGAGATATAGTAATTCGCCCATCAGTACAAAATTAA
- a CDS encoding TonB-dependent receptor — protein MNEKHVIQRFVKAKKLFSKYALLVMLCSFSLASAQNPDEKITGIVLEDSNSQPLFGVTVSLKGTNQVMSTDASGSFSIKAKIGETLVLSYIGFIKQEVKITSGQLTIRLKDDVKALEEVVVIGYGKVKKKDVTGSISSISGAEIVRTSPTTIDQALQGKVAGVVVQQISGQPGGGVSIQIHGISSISGTNSPLYVIDGVIIPNPTNPDPSPGTHFTGTNPLSSINPSEIESIDVLKDASATAIYGAQATNGVIIITTKRGKSGPPQISYEGYFGYQQIPSRMPTVNLQQDATFLNARADVWGFDKRPEFANPKYLGEGTNWQKELFRSAPQSNQSLSINGGDDRTQYLFSLGYFDQEGIALGSDFKRYSVRLNLDNKTTNWLKIGTSIQLANVVENVTSSTAGVISSALGITPDVPVKNNDGTWGGVSNDSGWVTPVVNPVASALINTDTKTRYQIFGNAYAEIQFSKNLSLRNEVSGNYDFNTERQFSPKVTYGKFTTAGETSASYGYNQNINTVIRNYFTYRHDYGTSNINVVFGHEANLNSSAGVSAGRSQFPSNDVQSVSSGNPTTATNGGSFGSGASESYLGRINYNLLDKYLFTVNMRGDGSSNFAKGKRWAATSSVAFAWKIKNEKFLKNVEVVNDLKLRLGYGLTNNQGIPGNTYVTQLTTVANGLSGIAQVQSNLANPNVQWEATQNGNAGLDGTLFNWRLNFSVDVYDRYTDGLLLKVPLPEYSGTATGWSPGTMASPYVNVGSVSNKGIDIRIGTTNINTKNFTWKTDITVSHNVNEVMSLGAGGADASLVSGNSKTVVGKPIGEFYGYVYDGIFATAKDFETHALPADPNTLVPRTISQSGGGIWYGDRMYKDLNGDGIIDYRDQTFLGSPFPKLQFGFNNTFSYKNFDLNIFFSGSVGNKVYNQLAKSQTNPLNNTNYFTGVLDYAQVAMIDPNGSTTDYANYYVTNPNTSVVSLRNDNTNENGRFTNIDLEDGSFIRCKNITLGYNLPKGVLQKVHLASARFYANVSNAFIITKYSGMDPEVGGWNPLQTGYDSGYYPQSRVYTFGFNVKLK, from the coding sequence ATGAATGAAAAACATGTAATTCAACGCTTTGTAAAAGCAAAAAAACTCTTTAGTAAGTATGCCTTACTGGTTATGCTTTGTTCGTTTAGCTTGGCGTCCGCTCAAAATCCTGATGAAAAAATTACTGGAATTGTATTAGAAGATTCAAATAGCCAGCCGCTTTTTGGGGTTACCGTTTCTCTTAAAGGCACTAACCAAGTTATGTCTACGGACGCCAGCGGTTCATTTTCTATTAAAGCTAAAATTGGAGAAACACTTGTTCTAAGTTATATAGGCTTTATAAAGCAGGAAGTAAAGATTACTAGCGGTCAATTAACCATTCGCTTGAAAGATGATGTAAAGGCATTAGAAGAAGTAGTGGTAATTGGTTACGGTAAGGTGAAGAAAAAAGATGTTACAGGTTCCATATCTTCCATATCGGGTGCTGAGATAGTGCGAACAAGTCCTACAACAATTGACCAAGCATTGCAAGGTAAAGTTGCAGGTGTTGTTGTACAGCAAATATCGGGTCAACCTGGTGGAGGTGTATCTATTCAAATACATGGTATATCTTCTATAAGTGGTACCAATTCGCCATTATACGTTATAGATGGGGTTATTATTCCTAATCCAACCAACCCCGACCCAAGTCCTGGCACGCACTTTACGGGTACTAATCCCTTAAGTTCTATTAATCCTTCTGAAATAGAATCAATAGATGTATTAAAAGACGCTTCTGCTACCGCCATTTATGGTGCTCAGGCAACCAATGGGGTTATTATAATTACTACAAAAAGAGGTAAATCAGGGCCTCCTCAAATATCCTATGAGGGTTATTTCGGTTATCAGCAGATTCCTAGTAGGATGCCAACAGTAAATTTACAGCAGGATGCAACATTTCTAAACGCAAGAGCTGATGTATGGGGTTTTGATAAAAGACCTGAATTTGCCAACCCAAAATATTTAGGTGAAGGTACCAATTGGCAAAAAGAATTGTTCCGAAGTGCGCCTCAAAGTAACCAGTCGCTTAGTATAAACGGTGGAGATGATAGAACGCAATATTTGTTTTCACTTGGTTATTTTGACCAAGAAGGTATTGCTCTTGGATCTGATTTTAAAAGATATTCTGTACGTTTGAATTTGGATAATAAAACAACAAATTGGCTTAAAATAGGTACCAGTATTCAGTTGGCAAATGTTGTTGAAAATGTAACTTCCTCTACTGCAGGTGTGATTTCAAGTGCTTTAGGCATAACACCCGACGTTCCGGTAAAAAACAATGATGGAACATGGGGAGGTGTTTCCAATGATTCTGGATGGGTTACTCCAGTGGTAAACCCAGTTGCTTCGGCTCTTATTAATACTGATACGAAAACTAGATATCAGATATTTGGTAATGCGTATGCCGAAATACAATTTTCTAAAAATTTATCGTTGAGAAATGAGGTTTCGGGAAATTATGATTTTAACACTGAAAGACAGTTTTCTCCTAAAGTTACTTATGGAAAATTTACTACCGCTGGTGAAACTTCAGCATCGTATGGCTATAATCAAAACATTAATACTGTAATACGAAATTATTTTACATATAGACATGATTATGGTACAAGCAACATTAATGTTGTGTTTGGTCACGAGGCTAATTTAAATTCTAGTGCAGGTGTGTCTGCAGGACGCTCCCAATTTCCTTCTAATGATGTGCAATCTGTTTCTAGCGGTAATCCTACCACTGCCACAAATGGTGGTTCATTTGGTTCTGGTGCTTCTGAATCCTATCTGGGTCGTATCAATTATAACCTTTTAGACAAATACCTATTTACGGTTAATATGCGTGGAGATGGTTCTTCCAATTTTGCAAAAGGCAAAAGGTGGGCAGCTACATCTTCTGTTGCCTTTGCGTGGAAAATAAAGAATGAGAAGTTTTTGAAAAATGTAGAAGTGGTTAATGATTTAAAGCTGCGTCTGGGCTATGGTTTAACCAATAATCAAGGGATACCAGGAAACACTTATGTTACTCAGCTTACTACAGTGGCTAACGGCTTGTCTGGTATAGCACAGGTTCAATCCAATTTGGCTAATCCTAATGTGCAATGGGAAGCAACACAAAATGGTAATGCAGGATTGGATGGTACTTTGTTTAACTGGAGACTAAATTTTTCGGTTGATGTTTATGACCGTTATACAGATGGTCTTTTATTAAAAGTGCCACTTCCTGAGTATTCCGGTACAGCAACAGGTTGGTCACCAGGTACGATGGCTTCACCTTATGTAAACGTTGGTTCCGTTAGTAATAAAGGAATTGATATTAGAATAGGAACCACCAACATAAATACTAAAAATTTCACTTGGAAAACAGATATTACGGTATCTCATAATGTGAATGAGGTAATGAGTTTAGGTGCAGGAGGAGCAGATGCTAGCCTAGTATCGGGTAATTCAAAAACGGTAGTAGGTAAACCTATTGGCGAATTTTATGGCTATGTTTATGACGGGATATTTGCTACTGCCAAAGATTTTGAAACCCATGCTTTGCCAGCCGACCCAAATACTTTAGTTCCTCGTACAATTTCACAATCAGGTGGTGGTATATGGTATGGTGACCGTATGTACAAAGACTTAAATGGCGATGGAATCATTGATTACAGAGATCAAACTTTCTTGGGGTCTCCTTTTCCAAAATTACAATTTGGTTTCAATAACACGTTTTCTTATAAAAACTTTGATTTAAACATTTTCTTTAGTGGTAGTGTTGGTAATAAAGTCTATAATCAATTGGCTAAATCTCAAACTAATCCTTTAAATAACACCAATTATTTTACAGGGGTGTTAGATTATGCTCAGGTTGCTATGATAGATCCTAATGGCAGTACTACTGATTATGCTAATTATTATGTTACCAACCCAAATACTTCTGTTGTAAGTTTGAGAAACGACAATACCAATGAAAATGGTCGTTTTACCAATATTGATTTGGAAGATGGTTCGTTTATTCGTTGCAAAAACATAACCTTAGGATATAATTTGCCTAAAGGAGTATTGCAGAAAGTGCATCTGGCTTCTGCGAGATTTTATGCCAATGTTTCCAATGCATTTATAATAACAAAATATTCGGGTATGGATCCTGAAGTTGGTGGTTGGAACCCACTTCAGACGGGTTATGATAGTGGTTATTATCCACAATCAAGGGTATATACTTTCGGGTTTAATGTTAAATTAAAATAA
- the glmM gene encoding phosphoglucosamine mutase, which produces MTLIKSISGIRGTIGGKVGDNLTPVDAVKFASAYGTWLKNYSKKDKLTVVVGRDARISGPMIHNLVINTLIGLGIDVIDLGLSTTPTVEVAVPLEKADGGIILTASHNPKQWNALKLLNEKGEFLSGAAGEKILEIAEAEAFDFADVDSLGEITINDAYMDIHIDEVLNLPLVDVDAVKAAKFKVVVDGVNSSGGIIIPRLLELMGVEVVKLYCEPNGHFPHNPEPLKEHLTDISELVVKEKADLGVVVDPDVDRLAFISEDGEMFGEEYTLVACADYVLSKTPGNTVSNMSSSRALRDVTNKHNGSYEASAVGEVNVVELMKKNNAIIGGEGNGGIIYPESHYGRDSMVGVALFLTHLANKKMTVSALRASYAEYYMSKNKIELTPQIDVDAILVAMTEKYKNEDITTIDGVKIDFADNWVHLRKSNTEPIIRIYTEASSQKLADDLALRIIDEIKAVAGI; this is translated from the coding sequence ATGACTTTAATAAAATCAATATCCGGAATTCGAGGAACAATAGGAGGAAAAGTAGGCGACAATTTAACCCCGGTCGATGCTGTAAAATTTGCTTCGGCGTATGGAACTTGGCTTAAAAACTATTCAAAAAAAGATAAATTAACAGTTGTAGTTGGCCGTGATGCACGTATTTCGGGACCTATGATTCACAATTTAGTTATCAATACGCTTATCGGTTTAGGAATTGACGTGATTGATTTGGGCTTATCGACAACACCAACTGTTGAAGTTGCTGTTCCTTTGGAAAAAGCCGATGGTGGAATCATTTTAACCGCTTCTCACAATCCAAAACAATGGAATGCATTGAAATTGTTGAATGAAAAAGGAGAGTTCTTGAGTGGAGCAGCCGGAGAAAAAATTCTTGAAATTGCCGAAGCCGAAGCTTTTGATTTTGCAGATGTGGATAGTTTGGGCGAAATCACTATAAATGATGCTTATATGGACATTCATATCGATGAAGTCTTGAACTTGCCATTGGTTGATGTTGATGCTGTAAAAGCGGCTAAATTTAAAGTTGTTGTGGATGGCGTAAATTCATCTGGAGGAATTATTATCCCTAGATTATTAGAATTGATGGGCGTTGAAGTAGTAAAATTATACTGCGAACCAAATGGTCATTTTCCTCACAATCCAGAGCCATTGAAAGAGCATTTAACGGATATTTCAGAGTTGGTGGTTAAAGAAAAAGCGGATTTGGGAGTTGTTGTTGATCCAGATGTGGATCGTTTGGCATTCATTAGCGAAGACGGCGAAATGTTTGGCGAAGAATATACTTTGGTGGCTTGTGCTGATTATGTTTTGAGTAAAACTCCAGGAAATACAGTTTCGAATATGTCATCATCCCGTGCTTTGCGCGATGTGACTAACAAACATAACGGAAGCTACGAAGCCAGCGCAGTAGGCGAAGTGAACGTAGTGGAATTGATGAAGAAAAATAATGCAATCATTGGCGGAGAAGGTAATGGCGGAATCATTTATCCAGAATCGCATTACGGGCGTGACAGTATGGTGGGTGTGGCTTTGTTCCTGACGCATTTGGCAAACAAAAAAATGACAGTTTCGGCTTTGCGTGCTTCCTATGCTGAATATTATATGAGCAAAAATAAAATAGAGTTGACGCCACAAATTGATGTTGACGCGATTCTTGTCGCTATGACCGAAAAATATAAAAATGAAGATATCACTACAATAGACGGAGTTAAAATTGACTTTGCTGATAACTGGGTACATTTGAGAAAATCGAATACTGAACCTATTATCCGCATTTATACCGAAGCATCAAGCCAGAAATTGGCAGATGATTTGGCTTTACGGATTATTGACGAAATAAAAGCTGTTGCTGGAATTTAA
- a CDS encoding transposase has product MKRKKWPLEFKICAVTISNQYKSVLIVAQELGISKNCLQLQHWKKLYKDGKLTLQKNSDSDTGQKELLSFKKKNQGDSAGTGYFGKRRRASSAEKTDAVSVHQRKYW; this is encoded by the coding sequence TTGAAGAGAAAAAAATGGCCTCTGGAATTTAAAATCTGTGCGGTCACAATCAGTAATCAGTACAAAAGCGTACTCATCGTAGCCCAGGAGCTCGGCATCAGCAAAAACTGTCTCCAACTCCAACATTGGAAAAAACTTTATAAGGACGGAAAACTTACCCTCCAGAAAAATTCAGATTCAGACACAGGCCAGAAAGAATTACTAAGCTTTAAAAAAAAAAATCAAGGAGATTCAGCTGGAACGGGATATTTTGGAAAAAGGAGGAGGGCTTCTTCTGCAGAAAAGACGGATGCGGTATCAGTTCATCAGAGAAAATACTGGTAA
- a CDS encoding RagB/SusD family nutrient uptake outer membrane protein, translating into MKSINKIIILLSLVAMAGCSNDFLDRPSESQVGSNNFYQTTSDMRLATASLYSTSWGQYNNDPLLKLGDVLSGNGTVNQYNGTDGTDIFAHNISASNSIMNSAWVSFYNVIGQCNMTILGINQYAPATVPTKDKNAAIAEARFIRGVAYFYLAMHWGAVPIVEDNTKLIDNPLLNRIIVSDVYKFAANDLTFAAENLPLTDVKGRVTKWSAEGMLAKVYLTMAGLGNGGSRNQTYLDLAKKYAGDVCQNSGIVLYPSYYDLFRVQYNDVPEDLFAFQWTAPADYGVGNMLNNLAPSADLMPQKVGAWSVIPITYDFYLNYSAKDTLRRKATIMLTGDKYPELNAAGGGYKATGVCMKKHIIGNDKDNSSPLMTWMCSPEHNAVLRLADVYLVYAEAILGNDASTSDATALLYFNKVRSRAGIDPVTSLNIDVILKERRIELAYEGQYWMDLVRLSYWNPNKALTMLNAQDRHQFTYSATTKVATPDATTIAAVIPATSSSFTLPIPAVELTANPKLGQPPVPYY; encoded by the coding sequence ATGAAATCAATAAATAAAATAATCATTCTATTGTCGTTAGTGGCTATGGCTGGATGTAGTAATGATTTTCTTGACCGTCCGTCTGAATCCCAAGTAGGTTCCAATAATTTTTATCAAACCACAAGCGATATGAGATTAGCTACTGCCAGTCTTTATTCCACTTCTTGGGGGCAATATAATAACGATCCCTTATTGAAACTTGGCGACGTTTTGTCTGGAAATGGAACTGTGAATCAATATAATGGAACTGATGGAACTGACATTTTTGCACATAATATTTCCGCTTCAAACAGTATTATGAATAGTGCATGGGTAAGCTTTTACAATGTTATTGGTCAATGCAACATGACCATTCTCGGCATAAACCAATATGCCCCAGCTACTGTTCCAACAAAAGATAAAAATGCTGCCATTGCCGAAGCAAGGTTCATACGTGGTGTGGCTTATTTTTATTTGGCCATGCATTGGGGAGCTGTGCCTATTGTCGAGGATAATACTAAGTTAATCGATAACCCATTACTTAATCGTATAATTGTTTCTGATGTGTACAAATTTGCAGCGAACGATCTTACTTTTGCAGCAGAAAACCTTCCTCTTACTGATGTAAAAGGGCGTGTAACTAAATGGTCTGCTGAAGGTATGTTGGCCAAAGTATATTTAACTATGGCGGGTTTAGGAAATGGTGGATCTCGTAATCAGACCTACTTAGATTTAGCTAAAAAATATGCGGGCGATGTATGCCAAAACAGTGGGATAGTTTTATATCCAAGTTATTATGATTTGTTCCGAGTACAATATAACGATGTTCCCGAAGATTTATTTGCTTTTCAATGGACAGCACCTGCTGATTATGGTGTAGGTAATATGTTGAATAACCTTGCGCCATCCGCAGATCTTATGCCCCAAAAAGTTGGAGCATGGTCTGTTATCCCCATTACCTATGACTTTTATTTGAACTATTCTGCTAAAGACACGTTAAGACGTAAAGCCACTATAATGCTTACTGGTGATAAATACCCTGAATTGAATGCTGCTGGTGGCGGTTATAAGGCAACAGGGGTATGTATGAAAAAACATATCATTGGTAACGATAAAGATAATAGTTCACCTCTTATGACTTGGATGTGTTCTCCTGAACATAATGCCGTTCTTCGTTTAGCCGATGTGTACTTAGTTTATGCCGAAGCTATTTTGGGCAATGATGCAAGCACTTCCGATGCTACTGCTTTGCTTTACTTTAATAAAGTGCGATCAAGAGCAGGTATTGATCCTGTCACTTCATTGAATATTGATGTCATTCTTAAAGAAAGAAGAATTGAATTAGCTTATGAAGGTCAATATTGGATGGACTTGGTACGACTATCCTATTGGAATCCAAATAAAGCATTGACGATGCTAAATGCGCAAGACAGACATCAGTTTACTTATTCTGCTACAACTAAAGTGGCCACACCAGATGCCACAACGATAGCAGCGGTTATTCCAGCAACCTCTAGTTCATTTACATTGCCAATTCCAGCAGTGGAGTTGACAGCAAACCCAAAATTGGGTCAACCACCAGTTCCTTATTATTAA
- a CDS encoding AraC family transcriptional regulator, protein MKQNNSSLLTFKSISQLMRYLNQPAPLHPLIALVNYDDVVLNTFEKGQKIAIDFYKISFKTSFNGQVKYGQGYYDFEEGGLAFLKPKQIVTSPENESSYEGYSLYIHPDFIRNYPLAHIISQYGFFSYSVKEALFLSSKEKQVISDLFKAIASELNTNIDSYSQNVLITQIELLLNYSNRFYNRQFITRKAVNKEIIVQLDELLDKYFSNETSVTKGLLTVPFISEQLNISQRYLSDMLRSLIGQNTQQYIHGKLIEKAKEKLSTTNLSVSEIAYQLGFEHSQSFSKLFKTKTNLSPLGFRQSFN, encoded by the coding sequence ATGAAACAGAATAATTCAAGTCTATTGACTTTTAAAAGCATCTCGCAATTGATGAGATACCTCAATCAGCCTGCACCTTTGCATCCGCTTATTGCATTGGTAAATTATGATGATGTGGTATTAAACACATTTGAAAAAGGACAGAAGATTGCTATCGATTTTTATAAAATTTCATTCAAAACAAGTTTTAATGGACAAGTAAAATACGGGCAAGGATATTATGATTTTGAAGAAGGAGGTTTAGCATTTTTAAAACCAAAACAAATAGTTACTTCTCCCGAAAATGAGAGTAGTTACGAGGGCTATTCGCTTTATATTCATCCCGATTTTATACGAAATTATCCGTTAGCGCATATTATTAGTCAATACGGTTTTTTCTCGTATTCTGTTAAAGAGGCACTTTTTCTATCCAGCAAAGAAAAGCAAGTAATAAGCGACTTGTTTAAAGCCATTGCATCAGAACTTAATACCAATATTGACTCTTATAGTCAGAATGTATTGATAACTCAAATAGAATTGTTGCTCAATTACAGTAATCGCTTTTATAATCGGCAGTTTATAACCCGAAAGGCGGTAAATAAAGAAATTATTGTTCAATTAGATGAATTGTTGGACAAGTATTTTAGCAATGAAACTTCGGTAACGAAAGGTTTGCTAACGGTTCCATTTATTTCAGAACAATTAAATATTTCACAACGCTATTTAAGTGATATGCTGCGTTCCTTAATAGGGCAAAACACGCAACAATACATACACGGAAAATTAATCGAAAAAGCAAAAGAAAAACTTTCAACCACAAATTTATCCGTTAGCGAAATTGCTTATCAATTGGGCTTTGAACATTCGCAGTCATTCAGCAAGCTATTTAAAACGAAAACCAATCTTTCTCCTTTAGGATTTAGACAATCGTTTAATTGA
- a CDS encoding SDR family oxidoreductase yields the protein MKLSNNKILITGGASGIGLGLTEKFIQENNTVIICGRREDILKDVANKFPSVITKICDLSIETDRIELYNWISENHNNLNVLVNNAGIQNWMSISDNDFYQKANNEITTNVLAPIHLTTLFLNLKSMNTIINVTSGLAFVQFSKVPVYCATKAFFHSFTMSLRYMLKSKNIEVIEIIPPALSTDLGGIGLHDGHPSVGDFVESVFEQLKEGKSELTFGLSDVMANSNPQELKETFNRMNP from the coding sequence ATGAAATTATCAAACAATAAAATTTTAATTACAGGCGGAGCAAGTGGTATTGGCTTGGGATTAACTGAAAAATTTATTCAAGAAAATAATACGGTTATAATTTGTGGAAGACGTGAGGACATATTAAAAGATGTTGCTAACAAGTTTCCGTCTGTGATCACAAAAATATGTGATTTGTCAATTGAAACCGACAGAATCGAATTGTATAATTGGATTTCAGAAAATCATAATAACTTAAATGTACTGGTAAACAATGCAGGAATTCAAAATTGGATGAGCATTTCAGATAATGATTTTTACCAAAAGGCAAATAATGAAATCACCACTAATGTATTAGCTCCAATTCATTTGACAACACTTTTCTTAAATTTAAAATCAATGAATACTATTATTAATGTTACCTCTGGCTTGGCATTTGTTCAGTTTTCAAAAGTTCCTGTTTACTGTGCTACAAAAGCCTTTTTCCATTCCTTTACGATGTCTTTAAGATATATGTTAAAATCAAAAAATATTGAAGTAATCGAAATCATTCCGCCAGCTTTAAGTACAGATTTAGGAGGAATCGGTTTACACGATGGGCATCCATCTGTAGGCGATTTTGTGGAATCAGTATTCGAACAGTTGAAAGAAGGAAAGAGTGAACTAACCTTTGGGTTAAGCGATGTAATGGCAAATTCTAATCCACAAGAATTGAAAGAAACTTTTAATCGGATGAATCCATAA
- a CDS encoding helix-turn-helix domain-containing protein, translated as MTAIKISSTNQINKRVIVTKCPVTFTLHKIGGRWKPLIINFLLTGTKRYGEIKKAIPAISEKMLIQNLKELEADELIIREAKPVVPPHVEYSLTECGEELRSVLLSMKQWALKHNV; from the coding sequence ATGACTGCTATAAAAATTTCTTCTACAAACCAGATTAACAAACGAGTAATTGTTACTAAATGTCCTGTTACATTCACCTTACATAAAATTGGTGGGCGTTGGAAACCACTCATTATCAATTTTTTGCTTACTGGTACTAAACGTTATGGAGAAATAAAAAAAGCGATTCCTGCTATTTCCGAAAAAATGTTGATTCAGAATTTAAAAGAATTAGAAGCAGATGAACTCATTATTCGCGAAGCAAAACCCGTTGTTCCGCCTCACGTGGAATACAGTCTTACGGAATGTGGTGAGGAATTGAGATCCGTTTTATTGTCAATGAAACAATGGGCATTAAAGCATAATGTTTGA
- a CDS encoding histone H1: protein MKDLVAKINAEFETFKTESESLIEKGTKAAGPRARKSTLELEKLLKEFRKVSVGESKK from the coding sequence ATGAAAGATTTAGTAGCAAAAATCAATGCCGAATTCGAAACATTCAAAACAGAGTCTGAATCACTTATCGAGAAAGGAACTAAAGCAGCTGGACCAAGAGCGCGTAAATCAACCTTGGAACTGGAAAAACTTTTGAAAGAGTTCAGAAAAGTTTCTGTTGGAGAATCAAAAAAATAA
- a CDS encoding zinc-binding dehydrogenase, which produces MEKLMTAICLTNNNSVKLQEVSKPENAETGHIIIKMEACGINAGDTAFISGAFPPGSIPLSQHNICGVSGVGTVIAVGEGVPSAYKGKKVTIYRSLKFSDNNIGTWCEYAHLPYQHCVILPDNADMEDYSGSLVNIITPYAFLKQIIEEEHKGIICTAGNSATGIAMLGICIANNFPIISIARTQNAKKELEELGAKNIIMQTDDDFKLQLKELSQQLATTAVFDGVGGEILNQIIDVLPFNSTIYSYGYLGGKTPLTLHTSLLMKGITIKGFGNFRTKTVQNTELLEKALIDISEIIGMPHFKTKVGKKFRFEDINDALVYSSTAGGKAVLYPFTVE; this is translated from the coding sequence ATGGAAAAATTAATGACGGCTATTTGCCTAACAAACAACAACAGTGTTAAACTGCAAGAAGTTTCAAAACCTGAAAACGCAGAAACAGGACATATAATAATAAAAATGGAGGCTTGCGGAATCAATGCAGGAGATACTGCTTTTATTAGTGGAGCTTTCCCTCCAGGATCTATACCACTAAGCCAACACAATATATGCGGTGTGTCAGGTGTGGGAACTGTTATTGCAGTTGGCGAGGGAGTTCCATCGGCATACAAAGGAAAGAAAGTTACCATTTATCGCTCCTTAAAATTTAGTGATAATAATATTGGTACTTGGTGCGAATACGCTCATTTACCCTATCAACATTGTGTTATCCTTCCAGATAATGCGGATATGGAGGACTATTCGGGTTCATTAGTAAATATAATTACACCTTATGCTTTCTTAAAACAAATTATCGAAGAAGAGCACAAAGGAATCATTTGCACAGCAGGAAATTCGGCAACTGGAATAGCAATGTTAGGCATTTGCATTGCCAATAACTTTCCGATAATTTCAATAGCAAGAACGCAAAATGCTAAAAAAGAATTGGAAGAATTGGGTGCAAAAAATATCATTATGCAAACAGATGATGATTTCAAACTACAATTAAAAGAATTGTCGCAACAATTAGCAACTACAGCAGTTTTTGATGGTGTTGGTGGTGAAATTTTAAATCAAATAATCGATGTGTTACCATTCAATTCTACGATTTATTCTTATGGTTATCTTGGTGGAAAAACACCTTTGACACTTCATACTAGCCTACTGATGAAAGGTATTACTATTAAAGGTTTTGGCAATTTCAGAACTAAAACAGTACAGAATACCGAACTTTTAGAAAAAGCATTAATTGATATTTCTGAAATTATCGGAATGCCACATTTTAAAACCAAAGTAGGGAAGAAATTTAGGTTTGAAGACATTAACGATGCGCTTGTTTATTCTTCAACAGCAGGTGGAAAAGCGGTACTATATCCATTTACAGTAGAATAA